Proteins encoded by one window of Methanobacterium sp. CWC-01:
- a CDS encoding pro-sigmaK processing inhibitor BofA family protein encodes MGILEIVLIGIILVILGIIGINVLLKVGKIVLTIVVHMLLGWIMLFIWNILPFFKIPITILTVLVAGFGGILGVGVLILAKALGLY; translated from the coding sequence ATGGGCATTCTGGAAATCGTTTTAATCGGAATAATCCTGGTCATTCTGGGCATTATCGGCATTAATGTCCTGCTGAAGGTAGGTAAGATAGTTCTCACCATCGTCGTGCACATGCTGCTGGGTTGGATAATGCTCTTCATCTGGAATATATTACCCTTCTTCAAAATTCCCATCACCATTTTAACTGTACTGGTTGCTGGTTTTGGTGGTATCCTGGGAGTTGGAGTCTTGATATTGGCCAAAGCACTGGGATTATATTAA
- a CDS encoding argininosuccinate synthase — protein MEKVVLAFSGGLDTSVCVKLLEDKYQKEVITACVDVGQPEEEISRPEKLARDMGVKHYTIDAKEEFAREFIFPAVKANALYEGYPLSTALARPLIAMKIVQLAKKEGASAISHGCTGKGNDQFRFESTIRSGSSCEVIAPIRDLNLTRTEEMEYAKEHGIPLPSDKLYSIDENLWGRSIEGDILEDPMIETPEEAFNWTRSTEDAPEDAQIMEIAFEKGVPMALDGQNLGPVEIIEACNRVAGLHGIGRVDIMEDRIIGLKSRENYETPGALFIITAHKALEQLTLTRAELKFSEIVSQTYSELIYNGLWHEPLREDLDKLLDHMQRRVSGVVKLKLHKGSLRILGRKSPYSLYNEKAVSFEDKDMDQREMAGMVKNYALQAACYQEICKKR, from the coding sequence ATGGAGAAAGTGGTCCTTGCATTCAGCGGTGGCCTGGACACCTCTGTATGTGTCAAATTATTAGAAGATAAATATCAAAAAGAGGTTATAACTGCCTGTGTCGACGTTGGTCAGCCAGAGGAGGAAATATCACGACCTGAAAAATTAGCCCGTGATATGGGAGTGAAACACTACACCATTGATGCTAAAGAAGAATTTGCACGAGAATTCATATTTCCGGCAGTTAAGGCCAACGCCCTTTACGAAGGTTATCCCCTCAGTACTGCCCTGGCACGACCCCTTATTGCCATGAAAATCGTGCAACTGGCCAAAAAAGAAGGTGCAAGCGCTATCTCACATGGATGTACCGGGAAAGGTAACGATCAATTCCGTTTCGAATCCACCATCAGATCCGGTTCTTCTTGCGAGGTCATAGCCCCCATTCGGGATCTGAACTTAACCCGGACCGAAGAAATGGAATATGCCAAGGAACATGGCATACCTCTCCCATCAGACAAGCTGTACAGTATCGATGAGAATTTATGGGGCCGTTCCATTGAAGGAGACATTCTAGAGGATCCTATGATAGAAACTCCCGAAGAAGCCTTTAACTGGACTCGCTCCACTGAAGATGCTCCGGAAGATGCTCAAATCATGGAGATAGCCTTTGAAAAAGGAGTGCCCATGGCCCTTGATGGTCAGAACTTGGGCCCGGTAGAAATTATTGAGGCCTGTAATCGGGTGGCTGGTTTACATGGTATCGGCCGGGTGGATATCATGGAAGACCGTATAATTGGTTTAAAATCCAGGGAGAACTACGAAACTCCCGGTGCTTTGTTCATTATAACCGCCCATAAAGCATTAGAACAGCTAACCCTAACCAGAGCCGAACTTAAATTCAGTGAAATAGTTTCTCAAACCTACTCTGAACTGATCTACAATGGCTTGTGGCACGAGCCCCTGCGTGAGGATCTGGATAAGCTCCTGGATCATATGCAGCGGAGGGTGTCTGGAGTAGTTAAGCTCAAGCTGCATAAGGGAAGTCTGCGCATCCTGGGAAGAAAATCTCCATACAGCCTCTACAATGAAAAGGCCGTCTCTTTTGAGGATAAGGATATGGACCAAAGAGAAATGGCAGGTATGGTTAAAAACTATGCCCTCCAGGCGGCTTGTTACCAGGAAATCTGTAAAAAAAGATAG
- a CDS encoding succinylglutamate desuccinylase/aspartoacylase domain-containing protein, which produces MNLEMTIMSSGTGGIIEENRTLNQHLVKKPLTKTLIDAAKEGTPLLKLGKGTPRVMIISGIHGNELPPQISSVRLINEISVIKLRGTIYFIPFAIPKAIMQNSRRFDGFDMNRSAYKPGTISNDILKLLKSLKIGALADFHSTQKNSNPGVQSIFCSKKPCYESFKMAKYIAENTSSKIICQENAGTLFTGALEDEANLSGTPAVTCEVVSNNGWVEKGSPERSYHQMRTFLDYAGFKLMELTDVHP; this is translated from the coding sequence ATGAATCTGGAAATGACCATTATGTCCTCGGGAACTGGGGGAATTATAGAGGAAAACCGTACTTTAAATCAACATTTAGTTAAAAAACCCCTGACAAAAACTCTCATCGATGCTGCTAAAGAGGGTACGCCTCTTTTAAAATTAGGAAAGGGTACTCCCCGGGTAATGATTATTTCTGGGATTCATGGTAATGAATTGCCCCCCCAAATCTCCTCGGTAAGGTTAATAAACGAGATAAGTGTAATTAAATTACGTGGCACAATTTACTTCATCCCATTTGCCATACCAAAGGCCATCATGCAAAACTCACGCCGTTTTGATGGTTTTGATATGAATCGAAGTGCATATAAACCAGGCACTATTTCTAATGACATTTTAAAGCTACTCAAATCCCTTAAAATAGGTGCTTTAGCCGATTTTCATTCCACCCAAAAGAACAGTAATCCCGGGGTTCAAAGTATTTTTTGTTCCAAGAAACCCTGTTACGAGAGTTTTAAAATGGCAAAATATATAGCAGAGAATACCTCCTCCAAAATAATATGCCAGGAAAATGCGGGAACTCTCTTTACTGGAGCCCTGGAGGATGAAGCTAACCTGAGTGGTACCCCGGCGGTTACCTGTGAAGTAGTGTCTAACAATGGATGGGTCGAAAAAGGAAGTCCAGAACGTTCATACCATCAAATGAGAACATTCTTAGATTATGCGGGATTTAAATTGATGGAATTAACTGATGTACACCCATGA
- a CDS encoding metal-dependent hydrolase has product MFTYGAFQLFLKFSVPVIPSLAIIAVFLGILILNKQVVPFYVILSFLGIFLMSYVSFNVFYVFLSFVLGLMSHIILDMFTGRGVALFSPLYSKKFGKKMLIFLIILWMMGLIWFYI; this is encoded by the coding sequence ATGTTCACTTATGGCGCATTTCAACTTTTTCTTAAATTTTCAGTACCAGTTATACCCTCTCTGGCTATTATAGCTGTTTTTTTGGGTATATTAATTTTAAACAAACAGGTTGTACCCTTTTATGTTATTTTGAGTTTTTTGGGGATATTTTTAATGTCATACGTGTCTTTTAATGTATTTTATGTATTTCTTTCTTTTGTATTGGGTTTAATGAGTCATATCATTTTGGATATGTTCACTGGCAGGGGAGTGGCTCTTTTCAGCCCCTTGTATTCAAAGAAATTCGGTAAGAAGATGCTGATTTTCTTGATAATCTTGTGGATGATGGGGCTCATCTGGTTCTACATCTAA
- a CDS encoding monovalent cation/H+ antiporter subunit E: MFITRIFYGIAYFMVLIFEIIKATLDVAARTVNGKVEPVIVEIPTVLKRPISQTILANSITLTPGTLSVDLDSENQVLKVATIIARKNEDVIPFEPYIKGMLE, encoded by the coding sequence ATGTTTATCACAAGAATATTCTATGGAATCGCCTATTTCATGGTTTTAATCTTTGAAATTATCAAGGCAACCTTGGATGTTGCCGCACGAACCGTGAACGGCAAGGTGGAGCCAGTAATTGTGGAAATACCCACTGTCCTTAAGAGACCTATTTCTCAGACTATTCTGGCTAACAGCATCACACTGACTCCTGGAACTCTATCCGTGGATTTAGATTCAGAAAATCAAGTTTTAAAGGTAGCAACTATTATTGCACGCAAAAACGAGGACGTTATTCCGTTTGAACCATACATAAAAGGGATGTTAGAATGA
- a CDS encoding monovalent cation/H+ antiporter complex subunit F gives MSILIISEYILLAALAIFAVACIRIATRKTIGMGLVGTAALSIAVAVILILVENIYHIAYCKDIATALVLLGPVGTIAFARVLRGYHNG, from the coding sequence ATGAGTATACTAATAATATCGGAATACATTCTACTGGCGGCTCTGGCCATTTTTGCCGTTGCTTGTATACGCATCGCCACACGTAAAACCATTGGGATGGGTTTGGTCGGAACTGCAGCTTTGAGTATAGCAGTAGCCGTAATTCTCATTCTTGTTGAAAATATTTATCATATAGCCTATTGCAAGGATATTGCAACTGCCCTGGTGCTACTGGGGCCGGTGGGAACCATTGCCTTTGCCCGGGTTTTAAGGGGGTATCACAATGGATGA
- a CDS encoding monovalent cation/H(+) antiporter subunit G: MDDIFTIIRASLLIVSAIFILLAALGILRFKDDLERVLYARIHILGVADMACILALLVLGEPLLAGAYFILAPFASHAMANGFFYGEDKQ, encoded by the coding sequence ATGGATGATATTTTTACCATCATAAGGGCGAGTCTACTAATAGTATCAGCCATATTTATCCTTTTAGCAGCTTTAGGAATTTTAAGATTTAAAGATGACCTAGAAAGGGTCTTATACGCGAGAATCCACATTCTGGGGGTTGCGGACATGGCTTGTATCCTGGCCTTGCTGGTCCTGGGTGAGCCCCTACTGGCCGGGGCCTACTTTATTCTGGCCCCATTTGCATCGCATGCCATGGCCAACGGATTCTTCTACGGAGAGGATAAACAATGA
- a CDS encoding DUF4040 domain-containing protein — translation MIEYVLMIITILGAILALMQRDLLKAAILTGIPGASLAFLYQYLLAPDVALTQAIVGSAIIPVFIALAVYKTRRVED, via the coding sequence ATGATTGAATATGTATTGATGATCATCACTATTCTGGGCGCTATTCTGGCTCTAATGCAGAGAGACCTCCTGAAGGCAGCTATACTCACTGGTATTCCTGGAGCATCATTAGCTTTTCTTTATCAATACCTGCTGGCCCCGGATGTGGCCTTAACCCAAGCCATCGTGGGATCAGCCATAATCCCCGTATTCATTGCACTGGCAGTTTACAAAACACGAAGGGTGGAGGATTAA
- a CDS encoding cation:proton antiporter subunit C, whose protein sequence is MIMDTQLASLFTAGALIVIGIFAAVFLDNLIKKVIGLAFIGDGANLFLIALGYKPGGIVYIYLPGMARDWFAQNAAYPLPFALVLTSIVIGASTMAVMLGIIMVLYKKHGSLKASKVLGD, encoded by the coding sequence ATGATCATGGACACACAACTGGCTTCACTATTCACGGCAGGTGCCCTGATTGTTATTGGCATATTTGCAGCAGTATTCCTGGATAACCTAATAAAGAAGGTGATAGGTCTGGCTTTTATCGGAGATGGGGCCAATTTGTTCCTCATCGCCCTGGGGTACAAACCGGGCGGAATTGTGTACATTTACTTGCCAGGTATGGCCCGTGATTGGTTTGCACAGAACGCCGCTTATCCACTTCCATTTGCCCTGGTTTTAACCAGTATTGTAATAGGGGCCAGTACTATGGCCGTGATGCTGGGGATTATCATGGTGCTCTACAAGAAACACGGATCCCTAAAGGCATCCAAGGTACTGGGGGACTAA
- a CDS encoding energy-converting hydrogenase B subunit G, EhbG produces the protein MNLYDLIVKKIKDAQKADSEGPVTNVSTSAMLTAEITLISSLLVALIMLRLVNNVLMIVAILVVLSTAVLAMPIMPRLKREMNDSLYGMTFYVVLALVIVITIFYWGSLNV, from the coding sequence ATGAATCTCTATGACCTAATTGTAAAAAAGATAAAAGATGCTCAAAAAGCTGATTCAGAGGGGCCTGTTACTAATGTGTCCACTTCGGCTATGTTAACTGCGGAAATTACCCTAATATCCTCGTTACTGGTGGCCCTGATCATGCTGAGACTGGTTAATAATGTGCTGATGATTGTAGCCATTCTGGTGGTGTTATCTACCGCAGTATTGGCTATGCCGATTATGCCGCGATTAAAAAGAGAAATGAATGATTCTCTTTATGGAATGACCTTTTACGTTGTACTGGCTTTGGTTATAGTTATTACCATTTTCTATTGGGGGAGTTTAAATGTCTGA
- a CDS encoding EhbH — protein sequence MSDGIKNLIMGFSLVIFAVALFQSIYDFKPLIYPGISYLYNWVGTEIAPNMVTNVVFDWRGYDTLGEALILVTAVVAVLLVFGRGKVQMGGK from the coding sequence ATGTCTGATGGTATTAAGAATCTTATAATGGGATTTTCCCTGGTAATATTTGCAGTAGCTTTATTCCAATCAATATATGACTTCAAACCTCTTATTTATCCCGGTATAAGCTACCTTTACAACTGGGTAGGTACTGAGATAGCCCCTAACATGGTAACCAACGTGGTCTTTGACTGGAGGGGTTATGATACCCTGGGAGAGGCCCTAATTCTGGTCACCGCTGTGGTTGCAGTTTTACTGGTGTTTGGAAGAGGAAAAGTCCAAATGGGAGGTAAGTAG
- a CDS encoding MnhB domain-containing protein, with product MSTILKIFVFPAALVIMCLGVLTILGGHITPGGGFQGGAIIAAGFIFCLIVYGLKESPFKLSHDFMAAVESVGALGYVFLGLAGLIFSGFFLYNVGVDLYSIVPASIQSVFNYPDPTSAGIIPYLNFVVGLKVMVGLSAVVIAFLGFKELEGEKEEVQE from the coding sequence ATGAGTACCATTCTCAAGATATTTGTATTCCCCGCAGCTCTGGTTATAATGTGCCTGGGGGTTCTCACCATCCTGGGTGGGCACATCACCCCTGGAGGAGGATTTCAGGGCGGAGCCATAATAGCTGCCGGATTCATATTCTGTCTAATTGTATACGGACTTAAAGAAAGCCCATTTAAACTTTCCCATGACTTCATGGCCGCAGTTGAAAGTGTAGGTGCTTTAGGATATGTTTTCCTGGGCCTAGCAGGACTCATATTCTCCGGATTCTTCCTGTATAACGTGGGAGTGGATCTCTACAGTATCGTACCGGCATCTATTCAGTCGGTCTTCAACTACCCGGACCCTACCTCTGCCGGAATAATTCCTTACCTAAACTTCGTGGTGGGTTTGAAGGTCATGGTAGGGTTAAGTGCAGTGGTAATAGCATTCCTAGGATTTAAGGAGCTGGAAGGAGAAAAAGAGGAGGTTCAGGAATGA
- a CDS encoding energy-converting hydrogenase B subunit J, translated as MIIYAGPLILGFILGFVLGTRIREDPESKLKFDASVYAVFIIVAMIVAYFLGPFPYYSDAPLASGFVACAVGIILGKLIFGRSATAKIEEST; from the coding sequence ATGATAATATACGCTGGACCACTTATTCTGGGTTTCATCCTAGGCTTTGTACTGGGGACCAGGATCAGGGAAGATCCGGAAAGCAAACTTAAATTTGACGCATCGGTTTACGCCGTTTTTATCATAGTGGCCATGATTGTAGCTTACTTCCTGGGCCCGTTTCCATACTACTCTGATGCACCCTTAGCCAGTGGCTTTGTAGCCTGTGCAGTGGGAATCATCCTGGGAAAACTAATATTTGGAAGAAGTGCCACTGCAAAAATCGAGGAATCAACATAA
- a CDS encoding 4Fe-4S binding protein yields MFLTTKKCKGSGECIEECPTGAIRLINGKAFSCITCGVCADVCPNKAIFKNKYGGYVVDRAKCNACGVCELSCPVNNITIEDGVVKGICSRCGICVPSCPEKARVDAYDVIEDRQLKFLESLNLTVQPPLRSKKEKELAQRTSLVTDAEKCTLCRRCEYYCPTGAILVDVEPTGKCTECRVCEDVCPVGAIENCTIDPEKCTACLKCVGECPNQAIYIEDFQVKINKLEPEEQITGKLISCLNCGLCADACPQGALKMVNGHLRYDPNLCEDCETMDCLDACPVGTLRLSNDPERKIEGFCVSCGKCVKSCDLNEARSFQQVTWDGSVSDDCISCGICAETCPKDAITLRRGTIDVDLEKCVLCENCAIHCPVEAIPTTTMRRKSIKEGFTFVQDKLCMNCKLCAKICPEDAIKEEDGRMVVDESKCTYCGACSNACPARAILFEREFEVEP; encoded by the coding sequence ATGTTTTTAACAACCAAGAAATGTAAAGGCAGCGGAGAGTGCATCGAAGAGTGCCCTACTGGTGCTATACGTCTTATTAATGGCAAAGCCTTCAGCTGCATAACCTGCGGCGTGTGCGCCGATGTTTGTCCCAACAAGGCTATTTTCAAAAATAAATACGGAGGATATGTGGTGGACCGGGCCAAATGCAACGCCTGCGGAGTTTGCGAACTATCCTGCCCGGTAAACAATATTACCATTGAAGATGGGGTGGTTAAGGGTATTTGTTCACGATGTGGAATATGTGTCCCTTCCTGTCCCGAAAAGGCTCGTGTGGATGCTTACGATGTCATTGAAGACCGTCAACTCAAATTTCTGGAATCACTTAACCTCACAGTTCAACCACCATTAAGGTCCAAGAAAGAGAAAGAATTGGCGCAAAGAACCAGTTTGGTAACCGATGCTGAGAAGTGCACCCTGTGCCGAAGATGTGAATATTACTGCCCAACAGGGGCCATCCTGGTGGATGTGGAGCCAACGGGGAAATGCACCGAGTGCAGGGTCTGCGAGGATGTCTGTCCCGTAGGGGCCATCGAAAATTGCACCATAGATCCAGAGAAATGCACAGCTTGTTTGAAGTGTGTAGGTGAATGTCCTAATCAGGCCATCTACATCGAGGACTTCCAGGTAAAAATTAACAAATTAGAACCCGAGGAACAAATCACGGGCAAACTCATCTCCTGCCTCAACTGTGGCCTTTGTGCAGACGCATGTCCCCAAGGTGCCTTGAAGATGGTGAATGGGCATTTACGTTACGACCCCAACCTTTGTGAAGACTGTGAAACCATGGACTGTCTGGATGCATGTCCAGTTGGTACTTTAAGGCTATCCAATGATCCAGAACGTAAAATAGAAGGTTTCTGTGTTTCATGTGGTAAGTGTGTCAAATCATGTGACTTAAATGAAGCCAGAAGCTTCCAACAGGTTACTTGGGATGGTTCAGTCTCTGATGACTGTATATCTTGTGGAATATGTGCTGAGACATGCCCTAAGGACGCGATAACTTTACGAAGGGGTACCATTGACGTGGATCTTGAAAAATGCGTGCTCTGTGAGAATTGTGCTATTCACTGCCCTGTGGAGGCTATACCCACCACTACCATGCGGAGAAAATCCATCAAAGAAGGATTCACCTTTGTACAGGACAAACTATGCATGAATTGCAAGTTATGTGCCAAAATCTGCCCGGAGGATGCTATTAAAGAGGAAGATGGTAGGATGGTGGTGGATGAATCCAAGTGCACATACTGCGGTGCATGCAGCAATGCCTGTCCAGCCAGAGCAATACTCTTTGAAAGAGAATTCGAGGTGGAACCATGA
- a CDS encoding 4Fe-4S binding protein → MKNLVLIFLEGAFTNLKRILLASDRVTDMELRSMILEGRVTPTEKVAKVPCIGCGGCSNACPTGAIEMVELDEPVELMEGLTKTQLPVLNSEKCVNCYYCHDFCPLYALFGEAGTIHPNDVGEVDSDISKLLEKPVKISDDKIAFISQYLADNTIIRKRRNEEN, encoded by the coding sequence ATGAAGAATCTAGTTCTCATATTCCTGGAAGGAGCTTTTACCAACCTGAAGAGGATATTATTAGCCTCAGACCGGGTAACTGATATGGAACTGCGCAGCATGATCCTGGAGGGCCGGGTAACGCCTACTGAAAAGGTAGCTAAGGTTCCTTGCATCGGTTGTGGAGGGTGCAGCAACGCCTGCCCCACCGGGGCCATAGAAATGGTGGAACTGGATGAACCAGTGGAACTGATGGAGGGACTCACCAAAACCCAGTTACCGGTTCTTAATAGCGAGAAATGTGTTAACTGTTACTATTGCCATGATTTCTGCCCACTCTACGCTTTATTTGGTGAGGCAGGAACAATACATCCTAATGATGTGGGCGAAGTAGACTCAGACATATCTAAACTTCTTGAAAAGCCGGTTAAGATCTCTGATGATAAAATAGCATTCATCTCCCAGTACCTGGCCGATAACACCATCATTAGAAAGCGAAGAAATGAAGAAAATTAA
- a CDS encoding NADH-quinone oxidoreductase subunit B family protein, translating to MSLKSYSRGRAVHVMLVYTGGCNGCDIEIVNCIFSPKFDAEQYKVFLTWNPREADVLIVTGPVTKHNEGPLREIYKAIPEPKAVVAAGACALMGGVYKNCHGDIPSEEIAGPVDQIIPVDAKVPGCAVRPQDIVAGLVSALPLLLNAE from the coding sequence ATGAGCTTAAAATCATATTCTCGGGGTCGAGCGGTGCACGTGATGTTGGTGTACACCGGTGGATGCAACGGCTGCGATATAGAAATAGTTAACTGTATATTCTCTCCCAAATTCGATGCAGAACAATACAAAGTCTTTTTAACATGGAATCCCCGGGAAGCAGATGTCTTGATAGTCACTGGTCCAGTAACCAAGCACAACGAAGGACCGTTACGAGAAATTTATAAAGCCATACCAGAGCCCAAGGCAGTGGTAGCTGCTGGGGCCTGCGCCCTAATGGGAGGAGTGTACAAGAACTGTCATGGTGATATTCCATCAGAAGAGATAGCAGGACCGGTAGATCAGATCATACCAGTGGATGCTAAAGTTCCTGGATGTGCAGTTCGTCCACAAGACATAGTGGCTGGTTTAGTCTCTGCTTTACCATTATTATTAAACGCAGAATAA
- a CDS encoding nickel-dependent hydrogenase large subunit: MDDNNQKQTVIEAEIPLGTVHPAALEPYRVRLFVEDEIVRDAEITVGVNHRGVERIMEGLPVEKANSLTEKICGICSNSHIWNSCLVGEKALDIEVPERAQYIRIIMEELERLHSHFLYLAHGNEVLGHETFSMRLFYIRETVMDLLGMIGGNRVQYGASILGGVRPRCELDDNRILKLKDGMDLMEERLAAFADRFVSDPMVLSRITGVGVISQKDALRLACTGPTLRATGVKSDVRTDMKEYDPFEFDVITQDGGDVKSQLLTRVFENFESIKIIRQAIRDIPEGPITNRSWDMKDTPLTKSYIEVPRGTLYHSYALEDGRVRHCVIRTPSMANIGAMQHACIGHHITDAQLSIVQCDPCFTCTDRAIQIIEI; encoded by the coding sequence ATGGATGATAACAATCAAAAACAAACGGTTATTGAGGCAGAGATCCCGCTGGGGACGGTTCACCCTGCCGCATTAGAACCATACCGGGTTAGACTCTTCGTAGAAGACGAGATAGTCCGGGATGCAGAGATAACGGTGGGAGTTAACCACCGGGGGGTGGAACGAATCATGGAAGGCCTCCCGGTGGAGAAGGCCAACAGTCTCACCGAGAAGATCTGCGGTATATGTTCCAACAGCCACATCTGGAACTCCTGTCTGGTGGGAGAAAAGGCCCTGGATATAGAAGTACCGGAAAGAGCACAATATATAAGGATTATAATGGAAGAACTAGAAAGACTACACAGCCATTTCCTTTATCTGGCCCATGGAAACGAGGTGCTGGGTCATGAAACCTTCTCCATGCGATTGTTCTACATTCGGGAAACAGTGATGGATCTGTTAGGCATGATCGGAGGCAACCGGGTGCAGTACGGAGCATCCATTCTGGGGGGGGTTCGTCCCCGCTGCGAACTGGATGATAACCGTATCCTGAAACTCAAGGACGGAATGGACTTGATGGAGGAGAGGCTTGCCGCCTTTGCGGACCGTTTCGTGTCCGACCCCATGGTCTTGAGCAGAATTACCGGAGTGGGAGTTATCAGTCAGAAAGACGCGTTGCGATTAGCCTGCACTGGCCCTACCTTAAGGGCTACGGGGGTTAAAAGTGACGTTCGGACGGACATGAAAGAGTACGATCCATTCGAATTTGACGTCATCACCCAGGATGGAGGTGATGTGAAATCCCAACTTCTGACCCGCGTCTTTGAAAACTTTGAGTCCATAAAGATTATCCGCCAGGCCATCCGGGATATTCCGGAAGGCCCCATTACTAACCGTAGCTGGGATATGAAAGATACACCCCTTACCAAGAGTTATATCGAAGTGCCTAGGGGGACCCTTTATCATTCCTATGCTTTAGAAGACGGTCGAGTGCGACACTGTGTAATCAGGACGCCGTCCATGGCTAATATAGGTGCAATGCAGCATGCCTGTATAGGTCATCACATTACTGACGCCCAACTGTCCATTGTTCAATGCGATCCCTGTTTTACATGCACAGACAGAGCAATACAGATCATCGAGATATGA
- a CDS encoding respiratory chain complex I subunit 1 family protein, with translation MNVTYSLLTVLGTLVVAFIVSLLLPGIERKFIHARIQQRVGPPITSPGIMAPIKFFFKQTISPNSPMPRLYNSLPIISLIVVIVLLILLIPEMYFLGGLASVIAIVGLLKVEEVMYMFMGSLSKSVLSVRMPFPDMARGAKHPETPRSFVEELSTLRAFRMIAFGSFPIYIALFVAVAMTGSIYLSDIVAYQEVNGPILFTVAGVLGAVVFFIGYMILLNEYPFAILKTKADVIEGPYLEYAAKYRAYVYLTRGFLMFVLATLFATLFLGIAPNILNPSFIITLVVALLFPMFMAVMSAFSPIFTYKQFYPTVAAASILGVLALVAASL, from the coding sequence ATGAACGTTACATATTCCCTACTAACAGTACTGGGCACCCTGGTGGTGGCCTTTATCGTAAGTCTCTTGCTACCTGGCATTGAACGTAAGTTCATACACGCCCGGATCCAGCAAAGGGTCGGTCCACCCATTACCAGTCCCGGGATCATGGCTCCCATCAAATTTTTCTTCAAACAGACCATAAGTCCCAATTCTCCCATGCCCAGACTGTATAATTCACTTCCTATTATTAGCTTAATAGTAGTAATTGTGTTGTTAATCTTGTTAATCCCTGAAATGTACTTTTTAGGTGGTCTGGCTAGTGTTATCGCTATAGTGGGTTTGTTAAAGGTGGAGGAAGTTATGTACATGTTTATGGGTAGTTTATCAAAATCTGTCCTTTCCGTACGTATGCCATTTCCGGATATGGCTAGGGGAGCTAAACATCCCGAAACTCCTCGGTCATTCGTGGAAGAGTTAAGTACTCTACGAGCATTCCGAATGATTGCTTTTGGTTCTTTTCCAATCTACATTGCCCTGTTTGTGGCGGTGGCTATGACGGGAAGCATATACCTTTCAGATATAGTGGCCTACCAAGAGGTAAACGGACCCATACTATTCACTGTGGCCGGAGTCCTGGGAGCCGTGGTGTTCTTCATTGGGTACATGATACTCCTAAACGAGTATCCCTTTGCTATTCTAAAAACCAAGGCAGATGTTATAGAGGGCCCCTACCTTGAATACGCGGCAAAATACAGGGCATATGTTTACTTAACCCGGGGATTTCTAATGTTTGTGCTGGCCACTCTGTTCGCAACCTTATTCCTGGGAATAGCTCCTAACATCCTAAATCCAAGTTTCATCATAACCCTAGTGGTCGCGCTATTATTCCCCATGTTCATGGCAGTTATGAGTGCTTTCTCCCCCATATTTACTTACAAGCAGTTCTATCCTACGGTAGCCGCAGCTTCGATACTTGGTGTTCTGGCCTTGGTGGCCGCATCCCTGTAA
- a CDS encoding energy-converting hydrogenase B subunit P, protein MKIVIRPLHIISLGGYIVEWDFPYRNIIVVNPTEDFIKIEVPVFSEEWIEEHQKLGLEVTPVREEDNYLSMFRKAKAQLEKLKESDS, encoded by the coding sequence ATGAAAATTGTGATAAGACCCCTACACATAATCAGCCTGGGGGGATACATTGTGGAATGGGATTTTCCCTACCGGAACATTATCGTAGTGAATCCCACTGAGGATTTTATAAAGATAGAAGTCCCGGTATTTTCGGAAGAATGGATAGAGGAACACCAAAAACTGGGATTGGAAGTCACTCCCGTCAGGGAAGAAGACAATTACCTCAGCATGTTCCGTAAGGCCAAGGCTCAGCTGGAGAAATTAAAAGAATCAGATAGCTAA